The following are encoded together in the Pelagicoccus enzymogenes genome:
- a CDS encoding TonB-dependent siderophore receptor codes for MKQTEKYPYAPRLLARNAAIVALVSAVPLSLGWAQDNEEDDEVFTLSPFEVNADEDQGYRANSTLAGSRINTQLKDVAASISVVTEDFIEDVGAADLNDILVYTANTESTLNYTNAGGNGTQDFVSDNPNIQNRVRGLGSAELTRDFFRSIGGSVGIDAYNLERVTVNRGPNSILYGMADPAGVVNYATKSALVAEDSTELSLRVGSNTDFRTTADFNRVLIDDKLAVRVLGLWADRGYQQQPAYYHDNRLNLATTYKPFENSTFKLNYEVARQEQNNPNSITPIDYVSEWVEQGRPAWNAAEQLYSESPDYLTRPQNVGAVAITDYDGNTVQFLTGGNDRWFTGVVQQRGDADNFTSVAFSDNKIAPFHDMNLNPSLRNHDFEALTFTWDQKLAENLYLNVGYLSEDYEEDTQRFTWGFQIWVDNNSHFMDGTPNPHFGETYVPQRTLDSKSIRNVDNEMLRGTLTYELDFRERNKWLGRHNFTALAERQETGNTNTVFNEIRSELVDYLPTNNRVNEDLWQMTRIRYLGGTADSPATMAPGVPDLTPSGVPNLYWDADAGMWATDSYSSMFTPKRRDVQAETVESTGFIWQSYWLEGKVVGTAGWRDDTQEKATNSYTALGDDGLLILGDSAGDPAESGGPTTTMGVVVHPLDWLSLHYNESENFRPAATQVNMFNESVPPPTGEGVDYGFGLNLLEGKMNLRVNWYEVEQTNNRLPWGPAMRLAQWELLFIDQNVMADVAALEGVSYTPVSPLSVGDINIVTTSEMTSKGMEIEMIYNPTENWRFMANVSQQDAVSSAIAPAVTRFLEEALPYWQNVGGGSVWNSDFTYSTWGFEGNPSEFYDAFPAFSAATYNAAEGTTNPQLREWRANAITNYTFTDGGMKGWNIGGALRWQDDAAIGFPTINNEAGDVIGLELNSPYMDEATLDVDFWIGFDKKIMNDRVDLNVQLNVRNLTRNEGFQAINANSDGQESGFRIEFGPTWTLQSTFSF; via the coding sequence ATGAAACAGACAGAAAAGTACCCCTATGCTCCACGATTGCTGGCCCGAAACGCTGCGATTGTTGCCCTTGTGTCAGCCGTGCCGCTTTCACTTGGTTGGGCTCAGGACAATGAAGAGGACGATGAAGTTTTCACGCTCTCTCCATTTGAAGTGAACGCGGATGAAGACCAAGGCTACCGCGCGAACAGCACCTTGGCGGGCAGTCGCATCAACACCCAATTGAAGGACGTCGCCGCTTCGATCAGCGTGGTGACTGAGGACTTCATCGAGGACGTTGGTGCGGCCGATTTGAACGACATCCTCGTGTACACTGCCAATACGGAAAGTACGCTAAACTACACCAACGCGGGAGGAAACGGTACTCAGGACTTCGTGTCCGACAACCCGAACATCCAGAACCGTGTGCGCGGCCTAGGCAGCGCCGAGCTTACCCGTGACTTTTTCCGCTCGATTGGCGGAAGCGTCGGTATCGACGCTTACAACCTCGAGCGCGTGACCGTCAATCGCGGCCCGAACTCCATTCTCTACGGGATGGCTGATCCAGCGGGCGTGGTTAACTACGCGACCAAAAGCGCTCTGGTCGCGGAAGACAGTACGGAATTGTCGCTTCGAGTCGGATCCAACACCGACTTTCGGACGACCGCAGACTTCAACCGTGTGCTCATCGACGACAAGTTGGCTGTGCGCGTCCTAGGGCTTTGGGCCGATCGGGGCTACCAGCAGCAGCCTGCGTACTATCACGACAATCGCTTGAACCTAGCGACGACCTACAAACCTTTCGAGAACTCAACCTTCAAGCTGAACTACGAAGTGGCGCGTCAGGAGCAGAACAACCCGAATTCCATCACTCCGATCGACTACGTGTCTGAATGGGTGGAGCAGGGAAGGCCCGCTTGGAACGCTGCGGAGCAGCTGTACAGCGAGTCTCCGGACTACCTCACTCGTCCGCAGAACGTGGGGGCCGTAGCGATTACCGACTACGATGGAAACACGGTTCAGTTTCTAACTGGGGGCAACGACCGCTGGTTTACCGGGGTCGTGCAGCAGCGCGGCGACGCCGACAACTTCACCTCGGTCGCTTTTTCCGACAACAAGATCGCTCCCTTCCATGACATGAATCTCAATCCCAGCCTTCGCAACCACGACTTCGAAGCCCTTACCTTCACTTGGGACCAGAAGCTCGCGGAGAACTTGTATCTGAACGTTGGATACTTGTCTGAGGACTACGAGGAGGATACCCAACGATTCACCTGGGGCTTCCAGATTTGGGTAGATAACAATTCTCACTTCATGGACGGTACTCCGAATCCGCACTTCGGCGAGACCTACGTTCCTCAGAGAACGCTCGACAGCAAGTCGATCCGCAACGTCGACAATGAAATGCTGCGCGGTACATTGACCTATGAGCTGGATTTCCGCGAGCGCAACAAGTGGCTCGGACGCCACAACTTTACGGCTTTGGCGGAGCGCCAAGAAACGGGCAACACCAATACGGTTTTCAATGAGATCCGCTCCGAGCTGGTGGACTACCTCCCCACCAACAATCGGGTGAACGAGGACTTGTGGCAAATGACGCGTATCCGCTATCTCGGCGGCACCGCCGATTCTCCAGCCACCATGGCTCCGGGCGTTCCGGACCTGACGCCGTCAGGCGTGCCCAACCTCTATTGGGATGCGGACGCTGGCATGTGGGCGACCGATAGCTACAGCTCGATGTTTACGCCCAAGCGTCGCGATGTTCAGGCGGAAACCGTCGAATCAACCGGCTTTATCTGGCAGAGCTACTGGCTCGAAGGTAAGGTCGTAGGCACCGCTGGCTGGCGCGATGACACCCAGGAGAAGGCCACGAACTCCTACACAGCGCTCGGCGACGACGGATTGCTGATCCTCGGCGATTCCGCGGGCGATCCTGCGGAATCAGGTGGCCCCACCACCACCATGGGTGTGGTGGTTCACCCGCTCGATTGGCTTAGCTTGCATTACAACGAGTCGGAAAACTTCCGTCCTGCCGCTACCCAGGTTAACATGTTCAACGAGTCCGTGCCCCCGCCAACGGGAGAGGGCGTCGACTACGGCTTCGGGCTCAACCTGCTTGAAGGCAAGATGAACCTGCGCGTCAATTGGTACGAGGTCGAGCAGACCAACAATCGACTGCCTTGGGGACCCGCCATGCGCCTTGCCCAATGGGAGCTGCTCTTTATCGACCAAAACGTGATGGCTGATGTGGCCGCTCTAGAGGGCGTTTCCTACACTCCGGTCTCACCTCTCAGCGTAGGCGATATCAATATCGTGACCACCTCTGAAATGACCTCGAAGGGCATGGAAATCGAGATGATCTACAACCCGACTGAAAACTGGCGCTTCATGGCCAACGTTTCCCAGCAGGATGCGGTTTCCTCCGCTATCGCTCCAGCTGTTACACGGTTCCTGGAAGAGGCTCTTCCATATTGGCAGAACGTAGGCGGCGGTTCCGTCTGGAATAGCGATTTCACGTATTCTACCTGGGGCTTCGAGGGGAATCCATCCGAGTTCTACGATGCGTTCCCTGCATTCTCCGCGGCGACCTACAACGCGGCCGAGGGTACCACCAATCCTCAGCTTCGCGAGTGGCGTGCCAATGCCATTACCAACTACACCTTTACTGATGGTGGTATGAAAGGCTGGAACATCGGTGGAGCCCTTCGTTGGCAGGATGACGCTGCGATCGGCTTCCCGACCATCAACAACGAAGCGGGCGATGTGATTGGTCTGGAGCTCAACAGCCCTTACATGGACGAGGCGACTCTCGACGTCGATTTCTGGATCGGTTTCGACAAGAAGATCATGAACGACCGCGTCGACCTAAACGTCCAGTTGAACGTGCGCAACCTCACACGCAACGAAGGGTTCCAGGCGATCAACGCCAACTCTGACGGACAGGAGTCTGGTTTCCGTATCGAGTTTGGCCCTACATGGACCTTGCAGTCGACGTTTAGCTTCTAA